The genomic segment GGCCTGAGGCAGCACCGTATCGCGCAGTTCGATCGCGGCGGCGAGCGAGCCGGAGCGGATCGCCCCGGAGCCGAGCAGGTCGATCTTGCCGCCGCCGGGCGTCGACGCGACGATGGTGCCGACGCCGCTCTGCGACGGGTCGGAGGCGTAGAGCGCGTTGGCCGAGAGAGCGTGCCGCGGGCATCGAAGCGGAGCGAGGCGGCGTTGGAGCGGTCGAGCAGGGTGACGCCGGAGCTGGTCAGCACGCTCACGCTGCCGTCGCTCTGAGGAACGGCGTTGATGTCGATGAGGCCCGACAGGCTGGTCAGCGCCTGGTCGCGCTGATCCTCGAGTTCGGGCCGGCTCGCGTCGCCGGACGCGGTCGCGACGATGCGGGTGTTGAGCTTGGCCAGTTGCGCGAGTAGGCCGCTGGCCTTCTCGGTATCGGTGGCGAGTTGCGATTCCAGCCCCGAGCGCAGGGCCTGAACCCCGTTGGCGGCGCTGCCGATGCGCGTGGCGAGGTCGTTGGCCGCGCTGAGCACCGTGGCCCGCGCGGCTGTCGATGTCGGGTTGGCGGCCAGGGTCTGAAGCGAGAGCGTGAAGTTGTTGAACACCCCGTCGAGCGCCGAGGCGTCTCCGGGCCGCCCGTACAGCGTGTCGAGCTGCGTGCGGGTCTTGGACATCAGCGAGGTGTAGGCCGCCCCCGAGCTCTCGGCGCGCAGCTGCTTGAGCGCTGCTGCGTCGAGCGCCCGCGCGACCGTGCCGGTCGCCACGCCGGCATTCCCCGAGCCCGAGGTGATGGGCGCGAGCGTGCGCCGGACATAGCCGGCCGTGCCGACATTGGCGATGTTCTGCGAGACGACCCCGATCTGAGCCTGCGTGACCCGCAGGCCGGCGGTGGCCGTGCTGAACGCGTCGAGGGCCAAGGCGCTTCTCCTCCCTCAGGGGTTCGTCAGCGGATGACGTTCAGCAGATCGGAGATCATCGTCTGCGCCGTCGACATCACCCGGGTGTTGGCAGAGTAGGCCTGTTGGGTAACGATCATCTTCGAAAATTCCGCGGCAATGTCCGTATTCGACTGCTCGACATTCGCCCCGACCACGGTCGAATCCTTGAGCCCGACGATCGGCTCGCCCGAGGCGACGGTCTGTTGGTAATTGCCCAGCGAATCCGGCTTCAGCCCGTCGGGATTGACGAACTGCGCCACCTCGACCCGGGCCAGCCCGATCACCGAGCCGTTGGAATACTTGCCGCTGATGATGCCGTTCTCGCCGACTTCGACGGAGTTCAACGTGCCGGAGGCGTAGCCGTTCTGCTTGAGGTCGTTGGTCGTCACGGTGCCGGAGGCGGCGGCGTACTGCGTGAGGCCCCCGCTGAGATCGAGGGTGACCTCGCCGACATTCACGCCGTCGACGGTCAGATTGCTGATCGGAACCGTCTTCCCGGTCGGGGCGGTCATCTGCCCGCTGGGGCTGAAGGTGAAGGCCTGGCCGATATTGGTCCAGCTCGCCTGGTTGCCGTTGACGCTGGTCTTGTCGGCGGTGAAGAGGTTCCAGGTGTCGCTCGTGCCAGCCGCGGTGTCGGCGGCGGCCACCTTCGCCCACCGGCTCTGAACGCTCACGGGGGCGCCGGAGGCGGTGTAGACGGTCAGGGCCGGGCCGGCGATGCTGTTGTCGATGAAGCTTTGCGCATTGGTCTGGGAGACGCTGCCGGTGGTGGCGCCGTTGGTCGGCGTCACCCGCGCGTCGGTCCCGTCGCTGAAGGCGGAGAGCAGGCCCTGCGTCGAGGCGGCGTTGGTCGTGGCGGGGGATTTGGGCAGGTTGGCCGAGTAGGTGATCGTCGTCGTCGGCTTGGCCGGGATGACCGCGTTCGAGATCTTGATCGGCCCCGTTCCGTTGGTCTGACCGGTGACCGGGTCGAGGCTCGCGCCGACGAGGTAGGCGCCCGCGGTGTTGACGAGGTAACCGTCCTTGTCCGGGGCGAAATCGCCGCGGCGCGTATAGAGGTTTCCGGCGGTGAAGCCCTCGCCGCCGCCGGCATCGGTGGTCTTCTTGCGCACGGCGAAGAAGCCCTGGCCGTCGATCGCCATATTGGTGGAGACGCCGGTCGAGACCTTGTTGCCCTGGATCGAGTTGGTGAGCTCCGAGAAGGCGCCGACCGAACCCGCGGTCTGGCTCTTCGCGTCGCCGTCGACGAGCATGTCGACGAAGCTCGTGTCGATGCGCTTGTAGCCGGTCGTCTGCGAGTTCGCGATGTTGCCCGAAATGTTGCTCAACGAGAAGGACTGCGCCTTCAGGCCCGAAACCGCGGTCTGAAGCGCGGAAAAGACGTCCATGGCGTTCGCTCGCTCCAAAAGACCGCAAGAAGCGGCGGATCTGAAGATCGAGAGCGCAACGCGCGTGCCAAAGCTAAGTTATTGATATCATTAGAATGGGC from the Methylorubrum extorquens genome contains:
- the flgE gene encoding putative Flagellar hook protein flgE (Evidence 3 : Putative function from multiple computational evidences; Product type s : structure), which gives rise to MDVFSALQTAVSGLKAQSFSLSNISGNIANSQTTGYKRIDTSFVDMLVDGDAKSQTAGSVGAFSELTNSIQGNKVSTGVSTNMAIDGQGFFAVRKKTTDAGGGEGFTAGNLYTRRGDFAPDKDGYLVNTAGAYLVGASLDPVTGQTNGTGPIKISNAVIPAKPTTTITYSANLPKSPATTNAASTQGLLSAFSDGTDARVTPTNGATTGSVSQTNAQSFIDNSIAGPALTVYTASGAPVSVQSRWAKVAAADTAAGTSDTWNLFTADKTSVNGNQASWTNIGQAFTFSPSGQMTAPTGKTVPISNLTVDGVNVGEVTLDLSGGLTQYAAASGTVTTNDLKQNGYASGTLNSVEVGENGIISGKYSNGSVIGLARVEVAQFVNPDGLKPDSLGNYQQTVASGEPIVGLKDSTVVGANVEQSNTDIAAEFSKMIVTQQAYSANTRVMSTAQTMISDLLNVIR